The Aulosira sp. FACHB-615 genome includes a window with the following:
- a CDS encoding DUF3153 domain-containing protein, whose amino-acid sequence MNFSKLGKILMRLTQPLGWLTIQIRHNINHIFSPRKTILWLVVFTSLLLSGCVKYDVGVNFHHSNSGELVQHIKLGEQLTSFSGDYVYAWLDSIENRTRKLEGKVRRISQEELIVTIPFSNGQELQTKFNDFFNSHNNQKVAATNSEADAELPKIESNLLLFQNNFLLLVRNRLIYDLDLRSLALIASKGNVIADPGAILNLEFSLNTPWGANNIQLTENAVEPEKQGNQLLWRLQPGELNHIEVVFWLPSPLGIGALLIVLFVWGGLYVRYNFMPDPRVQFTPQSTATEP is encoded by the coding sequence ATGAATTTTTCTAAGTTGGGAAAAATATTGATGAGGTTAACTCAACCATTGGGCTGGTTAACGATACAAATCAGACACAACATTAACCACATCTTTTCTCCAAGAAAAACTATTTTGTGGCTAGTAGTATTTACATCCCTGTTGTTATCTGGGTGTGTAAAGTATGATGTTGGCGTGAATTTTCATCACTCCAATAGCGGCGAACTAGTACAGCATATTAAGTTAGGTGAACAACTTACTAGTTTTAGTGGTGATTATGTATATGCCTGGTTAGATAGTATAGAAAATCGGACTCGTAAACTAGAAGGTAAAGTCCGGCGTATTTCGCAAGAAGAACTAATAGTTACTATCCCCTTTAGTAATGGTCAAGAATTACAAACTAAGTTTAATGACTTTTTTAATTCTCATAACAATCAAAAAGTAGCAGCTACAAATAGTGAAGCTGATGCGGAATTACCGAAAATAGAATCTAATTTACTGCTATTCCAGAATAATTTTTTATTGTTAGTGCGGAATCGGTTAATTTATGATTTAGACTTGCGATCGCTGGCGTTAATTGCCAGTAAAGGTAACGTTATTGCTGATCCCGGTGCAATTCTCAATTTAGAATTTAGCTTAAACACTCCCTGGGGTGCGAACAATATTCAACTCACCGAAAATGCTGTTGAACCCGAAAAACAAGGTAATCAACTGCTATGGCGACTCCAACCCGGTGAACTCAATCATATAGAAGTAGTATTTTGGCTTCCCAGTCCTTTGGGTATTGGTGCTTTGTTAATTGTGTTGTTTGTTTGGGGTGGATTGTACGTTAGATATAATTTTATGCCAGATCCGAGAGTTCAGTTTACACCTCAATCAACGGCTACAGAACCTTAA
- a CDS encoding YajQ family cyclic di-GMP-binding protein, whose translation MASTYSFDIVSDFDRQELVNAVDQVVRDVNSRYDLKDTKTTVELGETTITVNTDSEFTLDSVHNILREKAAKRSLSQKIFEFGKVESASGNRVRQEITLKKGISQEIAKQISKLIRDEFKKVQASIQGDAVRVSAKSKDDLQIVIQRLKQEDYPVALQFTNYR comes from the coding sequence ATGGCTTCAACTTACTCCTTTGACATTGTGAGCGATTTTGATCGGCAAGAATTAGTTAACGCTGTTGATCAAGTTGTGCGAGACGTTAACAGTAGATACGACCTCAAAGATACTAAAACTACAGTTGAGTTGGGTGAAACAACTATTACTGTTAATACCGACAGTGAGTTTACTTTAGATTCTGTACACAACATTCTCCGCGAAAAAGCTGCCAAACGTAGTCTCTCTCAAAAGATTTTTGAATTTGGCAAAGTTGAATCTGCAAGTGGTAATCGTGTACGTCAAGAAATCACCCTCAAAAAAGGCATCAGCCAGGAAATTGCCAAGCAAATTTCTAAATTGATTCGTGATGAATTTAAAAAGGTACAAGCTTCCATTCAAGGTGATGCTGTGCGGGTTTCTGCTAAATCAAAAGATGATTTGCAAATTGTCATTCAACGGTTAAAACAAGAAGACTATCCAGTTGCATTACAATTTACAAACTATCGTTAG
- a CDS encoding MAPEG family protein, with the protein MTIFLYCIAAAAVLIYLPFLLVAYARLSVGYDISAPRAMFDKLPPYAQRATWAHQNSFETFMIFAVAALMAYVTNVNSAVAVVAAIAFVVTRLLYSIFYILNVPLLRSLMFAIGSLGSATLFFFSILQANT; encoded by the coding sequence ATGACTATTTTTTTGTACTGTATTGCCGCAGCTGCTGTATTAATTTATCTGCCGTTTTTGCTGGTGGCTTATGCCCGGTTGAGTGTGGGATATGATATTTCTGCACCCCGCGCGATGTTTGATAAATTGCCACCTTACGCTCAACGAGCGACTTGGGCGCATCAAAATTCTTTTGAAACATTTATGATTTTTGCTGTCGCCGCATTAATGGCTTATGTCACGAATGTCAATTCTGCTGTGGCTGTAGTTGCGGCGATCGCTTTTGTCGTGACGCGGTTGTTATACTCTATCTTTTATATTTTGAATGTACCGCTTTTGCGATCGCTGATGTTTGCTATTGGTTCTTTGGGTTCTGCAACTCTCTTCTTCTTTAGCATCCTACAAGCAAATACTTAA
- a CDS encoding DRTGG domain-containing protein, giving the protein MPKSAKHLLIGSTETYSGKSATVLGLSYQLQQKGLDIAYGKPLGTCLTTSGGTLIEEDVQFIASSLNLAANRIAPTLLALDAVSVQKRLSGEDNNNYRQSLIQEYLQVTRGDLVLLEGPGNLTEGHLFDLSTLQVAEVLDAAVLLVNRYNSLLSLDAVLAAKERVGDRLVGVVLNDIPAKEVEMVENLVRPFLEQQGIAVLGTLPKNDLLRSVRVGELVNQLNAEVLCRSDRLDLMVESLAIGAMNVNAAVKYFRKRRNMAVVTGGDRVEIQQAALETSTQCLILTGQLPPPQFILSRAEELEIPILSVDLDTLTTVEIVDRTFGQVRVHEPIKVQCIRQLMNEHFDIERLLLKLGLSTAAALS; this is encoded by the coding sequence GTGCCGAAATCTGCTAAACATCTGCTGATTGGCTCAACCGAAACTTATAGCGGAAAATCTGCAACAGTTTTGGGTTTGTCTTATCAGCTACAGCAAAAAGGACTGGATATTGCTTACGGCAAACCACTGGGAACTTGTTTGACAACCTCTGGTGGTACTTTAATTGAAGAAGATGTCCAGTTTATTGCTTCTAGCCTGAATCTAGCAGCTAACCGCATTGCGCCTACTCTGCTGGCTTTAGATGCAGTCAGTGTCCAAAAACGTTTAAGCGGCGAAGATAACAACAATTATCGCCAGTCGTTGATTCAGGAATATTTACAAGTTACTCGCGGCGATTTAGTCTTACTGGAGGGGCCTGGCAATTTAACAGAAGGACATTTATTTGATTTATCAACGCTACAAGTTGCAGAAGTGTTAGACGCGGCGGTTTTGTTGGTTAATCGTTACAATTCGCTACTTTCTCTAGATGCGGTATTGGCAGCAAAAGAGCGTGTAGGCGATCGCTTGGTGGGTGTTGTTCTCAATGATATTCCTGCCAAAGAAGTGGAAATGGTCGAAAATCTCGTGCGGCCATTTTTGGAACAGCAAGGAATTGCTGTATTAGGAACACTGCCGAAAAATGATTTACTGCGGAGTGTCAGAGTCGGGGAACTAGTCAACCAGTTAAATGCCGAAGTTCTCTGCCGTAGCGATCGCTTAGATTTGATGGTAGAAAGTCTGGCCATTGGGGCGATGAACGTCAATGCGGCTGTCAAGTATTTCCGCAAACGGCGTAACATGGCAGTAGTCACAGGAGGCGATCGGGTAGAAATTCAACAAGCTGCCCTAGAAACCTCAACTCAATGCCTAATTCTCACAGGACAATTACCACCGCCGCAATTTATTCTCAGTCGTGCTGAAGAACTGGAAATCCCCATTTTGTCTGTTGACTTAGACACCTTGACTACCGTAGAAATTGTTGACCGGACTTTTGGTCAAGTACGTGTCCATGAACCAATTAAAGTGCAGTGCATCCGCCAATTGATGAATGAGCATTTTGACATTGAGCGTTTATTACTGAAACTGGGCTTAAGTACAGCAGCCGCCTTATCTTAG
- the ebsA gene encoding type IV pilus biogenesis protein EbsA has product MSIEQIQPATQQQASVYLPYIQGTKRNFLPYAISLYQKGILEGHRKIEASENIPFVASWNVATLPSDLTRCRMQFDGNAELSYEVMMASFEFISFLIELMENYKRYRVTDFSQSFYRKLLRIDE; this is encoded by the coding sequence ATGTCTATTGAGCAAATCCAGCCTGCAACTCAGCAGCAAGCAAGCGTTTACTTGCCTTATATTCAGGGTACAAAGCGGAATTTCTTGCCCTACGCTATCAGTCTCTATCAAAAAGGTATTTTGGAGGGACACCGCAAAATAGAAGCCAGTGAAAATATTCCTTTTGTCGCTTCTTGGAATGTGGCCACCCTACCTTCAGACTTAACGCGCTGCCGAATGCAGTTTGATGGTAATGCTGAACTCAGTTATGAAGTGATGATGGCCAGCTTTGAGTTTATTAGTTTTTTAATTGAATTAATGGAAAACTATAAACGTTATCGTGTCACAGACTTTTCGCAATCATTCTACAGAAAGTTGCTGCGTATTGATGAATAA
- a CDS encoding glycosyltransferase family 2 protein, translated as MPANSWPENDSYKELDPLDSLLADLSATEDSLVGTNRLSQPSRFQGRRGKAALVLSIVWSGTIALHLASWAYIFVLGLTTILGIHALVVIFAKPRRYQKEMQGNLPSVSLLVAAKNEEAVIGKLVKNLCNLEYPDGQYEVWIVDDNSTDKTPQILAELAQEYKKLKVLRRSPQAGGGKSGALNQVLPQTKGEIVAVFDADAQVPSDLLLQIVPLFQREKVGAVQVRKAIANAKENFWTKGQMAEMALDTWFQQQRIALGGIGELRGNGQFVRRTALDSCGGWNEETITDDLDMTLRLHLDNWDIECVFSPAVQEEGVTNAIALWHQRNRWAEGGYQRYLDYWDLILKNRMGTRKTWDMLMFMISMYILPTAAIPDLLMAIAKHRLPLLGPVTTLSVSMSVLGMFAGLRRIRQEQKFTVATYPVLLLQTLRGTLYMLHWLVVMSSTTARMSFRPKRLKWVKTVHSGSGE; from the coding sequence ATGCCAGCGAACTCCTGGCCTGAAAACGATTCATACAAAGAGCTTGACCCGCTAGATTCTCTGTTAGCTGACCTATCGGCGACAGAAGATTCATTGGTAGGGACAAATCGCTTGTCTCAACCATCACGGTTTCAAGGACGTAGAGGTAAAGCCGCTCTGGTGTTGTCAATAGTTTGGAGTGGTACGATCGCTCTACACTTGGCTTCTTGGGCTTACATTTTTGTTCTAGGGTTGACGACAATCCTGGGTATTCATGCGTTAGTGGTGATATTCGCTAAACCTCGCCGCTATCAAAAAGAAATGCAGGGTAATTTACCCTCTGTATCTTTGTTGGTAGCTGCCAAAAATGAGGAAGCGGTGATTGGGAAGTTAGTCAAGAACTTGTGCAATCTGGAATATCCAGATGGACAATACGAAGTCTGGATAGTTGACGATAACAGTACCGACAAAACACCGCAAATCTTAGCGGAACTAGCGCAGGAATACAAAAAACTCAAAGTACTGAGGCGTTCTCCCCAAGCAGGTGGCGGTAAATCGGGAGCATTAAATCAAGTTCTGCCCCAGACAAAAGGCGAAATTGTTGCTGTGTTTGATGCTGATGCTCAAGTGCCATCAGACTTGCTACTCCAGATAGTACCTTTGTTTCAAAGAGAAAAAGTTGGTGCAGTGCAGGTGCGGAAAGCAATAGCCAACGCCAAAGAAAACTTTTGGACTAAGGGACAGATGGCAGAAATGGCACTGGACACTTGGTTCCAACAGCAACGCATTGCTTTGGGTGGGATTGGTGAATTGCGGGGTAACGGCCAATTTGTCCGCCGCACCGCCCTAGATAGTTGTGGTGGATGGAATGAGGAAACCATCACCGACGACTTGGATATGACCTTGCGCTTGCATTTGGATAACTGGGATATTGAGTGTGTCTTCTCCCCAGCCGTGCAGGAAGAAGGTGTAACAAATGCGATCGCGCTTTGGCATCAGCGCAACCGTTGGGCAGAAGGTGGCTATCAGCGTTATTTAGATTACTGGGATCTGATTCTGAAAAACCGCATGGGAACCCGCAAAACCTGGGATATGCTCATGTTTATGATCAGTATGTACATCTTGCCAACGGCTGCTATCCCAGACTTGTTAATGGCAATTGCCAAGCATCGCTTACCACTGCTAGGCCCAGTCACCACCTTGTCTGTGTCTATGTCCGTGTTGGGAATGTTTGCCGGACTAAGGCGGATACGTCAAGAGCAGAAATTCACCGTTGCGACTTATCCGGTGTTACTACTACAAACCCTGCGCGGCACATTATATATGCTGCACTGGTTAGTAGTGATGAGTAGTACCACCGCCCGGATGTCCTTTAGGCCAAAGCGCCTGAAATGGGTAAAGACAGTACATTCTGGCAGTGGAGAATAG
- the dnaX gene encoding DNA polymerase III subunit gamma/tau, producing the protein MPYEPLHHKYRPKSFAELVGQEAIATTLINAIRTTKIAPAYLFTGPRGTGKTSSARILAKSLNCLQSDKPTAEPCGVCDVCQGITKGYSLDVIEIDAASNTGVDNIRELIEKAQFAPVQCRYKVYVIDECLTGDSLILTDQGLFRIDDPKLKGKKVLSYNDLSGQWEFKKVLRWLDQGKRQTLVIKTTKRVIKCTGNHLIRTEQGWIPAKNVKEGTKILSPVNVAVETSFTNMGRMGASADLPEDTSLKATNTDKNLTTWNLFFKQQKRYDPCVLADVEKNSLFLPIYSAKVKESPVYNLIGKDTHTKKDTAFGNSEQKNFWQMPLLYNQKHLGLSTVHCWGIVPSLTPTNTVDSLDCVGHMVKASKNGWNTKHIASNNCVPSWESQRTEDTETYPLPVKPCVIPNSRMSLKSSNRTATEKLCRWTGSVELPQKDLLGGIATMGHSVLHQQVAPKFSYIQKDFQSKKTNLLPIGLQTSDTRQKQGVTSEIVQVSNTTTFGWAQIVVENGWQNSNNIQSLQWITSLETVESVHLDGIERVYDIEVADNHNFVANGLLVHNCHMLSTQAFNALLKTLEEPPKHVVFVLATTDPQRVLPTIISRCQRFDFRRIQLEAMVKHLNAIAWKESIDISEAAVTLVAQISQGGLRDAESLLDQLALLSGQVTPERVWDLVGSVSERDLLVLLSAIAQDNPETILDCSRHILDRGREPLTILQNLANLYRDLLIAKTAPNRQDLIACTPQTWAALVELAQNLHISTILAGQQHLRTAEIQIKNTTQPRLWLEVTLLGLLPSASIQPAATVVVPKINVPAPQNHHPPSPPVSNPQPVSPPPHTAPLNQPPAKPVTAEVVPANPQPVSPPPPEPVAAEITPETAQPDLTQIWQQVLSNIQLLPRRALLGQMCHLIEFNGNSARVGVKPAWYDKVKSDLTMIAGAFQQTVNRNVEVSLEKATAVTTSPPKKEPSTNNSNGLHKPSLPQKNNHHPAPTPQAFTPPPQPAPQPVTPPPVKPEYSEYSTNGNGTAHIQPPPQPTQNSSEEWEEVTRAAQHLAQFFDGQIVRFADDGSDSSGSITPSDWVEEVEVDD; encoded by the coding sequence TAATGCTATCCGTACAACTAAAATTGCCCCGGCTTATTTGTTCACCGGGCCAAGAGGTACGGGTAAAACATCTAGCGCCAGGATTCTCGCCAAATCCCTCAACTGTCTTCAAAGTGACAAACCCACCGCCGAACCTTGTGGGGTATGCGATGTCTGTCAGGGAATCACCAAAGGCTACTCGTTAGACGTAATTGAAATTGATGCCGCTAGTAACACTGGTGTCGATAATATCCGCGAACTCATCGAAAAAGCACAATTCGCCCCAGTGCAGTGTCGGTATAAAGTATATGTAATAGACGAGTGCCTCACAGGAGATTCTCTGATATTGACTGATCAGGGACTCTTCAGAATTGACGACCCCAAACTTAAAGGTAAGAAAGTTCTTAGTTATAACGACTTATCGGGTCAATGGGAGTTTAAAAAAGTCCTGAGATGGTTAGATCAGGGAAAACGTCAGACTCTGGTTATCAAGACAACTAAGCGTGTAATTAAATGTACAGGTAATCATTTAATCAGAACAGAGCAGGGATGGATACCAGCAAAGAACGTAAAAGAAGGAACGAAGATACTATCCCCTGTGAATGTGGCTGTGGAAACCTCATTTACAAATATGGGACGGATGGGCGCATCCGCCGATTTGCCAGAGGACACCAGTTTAAAGGCAACAAATACGGACAAAAATCTTACGACCTGGAATCTATTCTTCAAGCAGCAGAAGCGTTACGACCCTTGTGTGCTTGCGGATGTGGAGAAAAACTCCTTATTCCTACCTATTTACAGCGCAAAGGTAAAGGAATCGCCAGTATACAATCTTATTGGCAAAGACACCCATACCAAAAAGGACACGGCATTTGGCAACTCAGAACAGAAAAATTTCTGGCAAATGCCACTGTTATACAACCAGAAGCATTTGGGCTTATCTACGGTACATTGTTGGGGGATTGTGCCATCTCTTACCCCAACAAACACAGTAGATTCCCTAGATTGTGTTGGACACATGGTGAAAGCCAGCAAGAATGGCTGGAATACAAAGCACATCGCCTCCAACAATTGTGTCCCAAGCTGGGAATCACAGAGAACAGAGGATACGGAAACATATCCGTTACCTGTAAAACCATGTGTCATCCCCAACTCAAGGATGTCTTTGAAATCGTCAAACCGAACGGCAACAGAAAAATTGTGTCGATGGACTGGCTCAGTCGAATTACCCCAGAAGGACTTGCTTGGTGGTATTGCGACGATGGGTCACTCAGTCTTACACCAGCAGGTAGCCCCCAAATTCAGTTACATACAGAAGGATTTTCAGAGCAAGAAAACCAACTTATTGCCAATTGGCTTACAAACCTCGGATACCCGGCAAAAACAAGGTGTTACATCAGAAATAGTACAGGTAAGCAATACCACTACATTTGGATGGGCGCAAATAGTAGTAGAAAATGGTTGGCAGAACTCAAACAATATTCAATCCCTACAATGGATTACAAGTTTGGAAACGGTAGAATCTGTTCACCTCGATGGAATTGAGCGAGTTTATGATATTGAAGTCGCGGACAATCATAATTTTGTGGCAAATGGACTTTTAGTTCATAACTGTCACATGCTCAGTACCCAGGCGTTCAATGCGTTACTAAAAACACTCGAAGAACCACCTAAACACGTAGTTTTCGTTCTCGCAACCACCGACCCACAAAGAGTTTTACCAACAATTATTTCTCGTTGTCAGAGGTTCGATTTTAGACGCATTCAATTAGAGGCGATGGTGAAGCATTTAAATGCGATCGCCTGGAAAGAAAGCATTGATATTTCGGAAGCAGCTGTTACTTTAGTAGCGCAAATTTCCCAAGGTGGGTTGCGCGATGCAGAAAGTTTACTTGACCAATTAGCTTTATTATCCGGGCAAGTCACACCGGAAAGAGTCTGGGATTTAGTCGGTTCTGTGAGTGAACGCGACTTGTTAGTCTTATTGAGTGCGATCGCTCAAGATAACCCAGAAACAATCTTAGACTGTAGCCGCCACATTCTCGACCGAGGACGAGAACCACTCACTATTCTGCAAAATCTCGCCAACCTCTACCGCGACTTACTCATTGCTAAAACAGCCCCCAATCGCCAAGACTTAATAGCTTGTACTCCACAAACTTGGGCAGCCTTAGTTGAGTTAGCCCAAAACTTACACATCAGTACAATCTTGGCAGGACAACAACACCTGAGAACCGCAGAAATTCAAATTAAAAATACTACCCAGCCGCGTTTGTGGTTAGAAGTAACATTACTCGGATTGTTACCCAGCGCCAGTATTCAGCCAGCAGCCACAGTTGTTGTGCCAAAAATCAATGTCCCAGCACCACAAAATCATCATCCCCCATCACCACCAGTTTCAAACCCGCAACCTGTATCACCACCGCCTCACACTGCACCTTTAAATCAGCCACCTGCAAAACCAGTTACCGCAGAAGTCGTACCTGCAAACCCACAACCCGTCTCACCGCCTCCGCCTGAACCTGTCGCCGCAGAAATCACACCAGAAACTGCACAACCAGACTTAACCCAAATTTGGCAGCAAGTACTGAGTAATATTCAGTTACTTCCCCGTCGGGCATTATTAGGGCAAATGTGCCATCTGATTGAGTTTAACGGTAATAGTGCGCGTGTAGGTGTTAAACCTGCATGGTACGACAAAGTTAAATCTGACCTCACCATGATTGCTGGGGCTTTTCAGCAGACTGTGAATCGCAACGTTGAAGTCAGCCTAGAAAAAGCCACAGCCGTAACAACTTCTCCTCCAAAAAAAGAACCATCAACCAATAATTCCAATGGGCTTCACAAACCTTCTTTACCCCAAAAAAACAACCATCACCCAGCACCAACACCCCAAGCATTTACACCGCCACCACAACCAGCACCACAACCAGTCACACCGCCACCTGTAAAACCAGAATATTCTGAATATTCTACAAATGGTAATGGTACTGCTCACATCCAACCTCCCCCCCAACCCACACAAAATTCATCAGAAGAATGGGAGGAAGTCACAAGAGCCGCCCAACATTTAGCACAATTTTTCGACGGGCAGATTGTCCGCTTTGCTGATGATGGTTCCGATTCATCTGGTTCTATCACTCCATCGGATTGGGTAGAGGAAGTGGAGGTTGATGATTAA